The genome window CTGCAATGCGCGAGGTTCGTCGACGGTGATCCCTCAGCGTACGTTGGACCGACCGCCGAGTGCCGAGCTGAAGCCTGATCAAAAAGACGAAGACACGTTGCCCCCTTACCCAGAGCTCGATCACATCCTTCAGGCCTATGTAGAAGAAGACCGTTCGCTGAAGGAAATCGTCGAGGAGGGGTTCGATCGGGTGACGGTCGCTCGTGTGATGAGAATGGTCGATACCAGTGAATTTAAGCGCCGACAGGCACCCATCGGAGTCAAGCTCACCCGTCGTGCCCTTGGGAAGGATCGTCGGATGCCGATCACAAACGGGTACCGCGGCCTCGACGAGTAACTGATTCGTAGGGGGAAAGACCGTCCTCCTATCCTCATCCGTCGCGTGAACATCGAAATCTTTGGATTCCGTCCTCCCGAGAACGTGCGAAACCGTGTGGAATTTTCATGATTTCGACCATTGAGACACGAGCGAGGATGGGCTATGATGGCCACCCCAAACCCCAAGGTTATGGCAGAATGGTCCTCACCTTGCCTTCCTACAAGGGATGGGTCAGGGGGTCGTTGTGCCGAGTCCCTCAATGGTCCATCTGGGAGGACGTCTCCATGAAGCTGGTTGAGGCCGTCGTCAAACCGTTCAAGCTGGAAGAAATTAAGGATGCCCTGCTGGAAATCGGCGTGCAAGGCATGACGGTATCGGAAGTTAAAGGGTTTGGACGTCAAAAAGGTCATAAGGAAACGTATCGCGGGCAGGAATATACGATTGAATTTGTCCCCAAGGTCAAGATCGAAGTCGCGGTGACTGATGCACAAGTTCCACGAGTGATCGAGGTCATCAGCCGAGCTGCGAAGACGGGTAGCATTGGGGATGGGAAGATTTTCGTTCAGGAATTGAGCGAAGTCGTGCGCATTCGGACGGGAGAAGCTGGAGAAACGGCGCTGTGATGCGGGGGATTCTCACAATGGCGGATCGTTGTTGGGAATCTCTCAAAGGAGGATGGGAATGAACGTGCGCGAGGTGCTGGAGTTTGCCAAGAAACACAGGGTGCGAATGGTGGACCTCAAATTCGTCGATTTGCCGGGGTTGTGGCAGCATATGACTATCCCTGTGAGCGAACTGACAGAAACCCTGTTCAAGGACGGCTCCGGCCTCGACGGGTCTTCAATTCGTGGCTGGAAGGCCATCAACAACAGCGATCTGTTGGTCGTTCCCGACCCCGAGACGGCTTGCTTGGATCCTTTTACGGCAGTCCCGACGCTCAGCATGACCGGTAATGTCGTGGATCCGATCTCACGCGAGAATTATGAGCGCGATCCGAGATTTATCGCGCAGAAGGCTGAGAAGTATCTCCAAAATACCAAAATAGGGGATAGCTCATTCTGGGGCCCTGAAGCGGAATTCTTCATCTTTGATCATGCCCGCTATGACCAAACCAGCCATAGCGGCTTCTATTATGTTGATTCGGAAGAAGGCGCATGGAACATGGGGCAAGAGGGCATTAATTTTGGCGGAAAAATCCGCCATAAACAAGGCTATTTCCCTGTCGCTCCGGCCGATACCCAGCAGGATATCCGGAGTGAAATGGTCCTTGAAATGGAAAAACTCGGTATCGTGGTGGAAAAGCATCATCACGAGACGGCTTCTGCCGGACAAGCCGAAATCGATATACGGTTTGATTCCCTGGTGCGAACTGCTGACAAGATGATGATGTACAAGTACATCGTTAAAAACGTGGCCCGTCGTCATGGGAAGACAGCGACGTTCATGCCTAAACCGCTGTTTAGTGACGCTGGATCAGGCATGCACACCCATCAGAGCATCTGGAAGGATGGGAAGCCCCTTTTCGCCGGCAAGGACTATGCCGGTATCTCGCAGATGTGTTTGTATTATATCGGCGGCATTCTCAAACATGCGCCGGCGCTGGCGGCGTTTACGAACCCCACGACGAATTCCTATAAGCGGATCACGCCGGGATTCGAGGCCCCGGTGCTCCTGGCCTATTCCAGCCGGAACCGGTCGGCTGGTGTCCGTATTCCGATGTATTCCCCGAGCCCGAAGGCCAAACGTATCGAAGTACGGTTTCCTGATCCCTCGTGCAATCCCTATTTGGCATTTTCCGCGATGCTGATGGCGGGGTTGGACGGCATCCAGAATAAGATCAACCCTGGTGAGCCGGCCGAAAAGACCTCTATGATCTTGATCCGAAAGAGGCCGCCAGCATCCCCACGATGCCGGGTAGTCTCGATGAAGCGATCAATAGCCTCGAGAAAGATCACCAGTTTTTGCTCAAGGGAGAGGTCTTTACCGAGGATCTGATCGAAGCCTGGATCGGCTATAAGCGAAGCAGGGAAATCGATCAGATGCGTCTTCGACCGCATCCGTATGAGTTTTTCCTATATTACGATGTTTAGGCCGACGGGGCGGCAAGCTCGTTGCAAGGTGATGAACATACTAGTGCTGCTCGCACGCGACCTTCGATAAGGCGTGGTTGATGCCTCCGGCGCCAACAGGCTGCCAGCCGCCCTGTTCGATGTATCCGGGGGTAGACCGCCCTTTCCCCATCTGGCGAGAAAATTCCACGACCTGAAGGACACGAACTCGGGAACCGTCGCAGTCGAATTCCTTGTGGGCTTTGGAAGATAAAAATCGTGTCGTGCTGTTCCATGTAAGATCGGTCAACTGCCATAGTGTCGCTTGCCTGCCTTCTCGATGAATCGTATTCGGGTCAAAGTATACCGTTTCGAGACTGGTCGGTTGGTACGGTTTCTCGAGAGGTACCCATTCCGCATAGACCGAGTGGTGGCTGAGAACGATCAAGGCGATGAGAAACAAGCGCTTCATGCCGGCTGAATCCGTTCAATATCTGAGGCAATGGTTGATGAGCGTTCAGGGGGAATGGAATAAGCCCAGACCGTCAAAAAATCAAGTGATAATATTTGGATGCCGTGATCTTGAAAAGGCCCGCTGTTGGCCCTTGAGCCTCTCGTCGGCTTAAGCTATTCTCGCACACACAACAGAGGAGGGGGATTATGCCGAAACGAGTTCGAACGGGGTTGACGCGAAGCGATATTCTCGATCGATACGTCGAGCGGTTTAAGCAACAGCTCGTCAAATTCCAGCCCTTTCTCTCACGCAAACGCGGGTCGGCTTCACTCGAAGATTTCGACGAGGCGGCTGAAGATCTGATAGCCCAGGTGTTTGGGGCTGCATCCGACGAATCGGAGGCCTATTTTTTCACGAAAACTGGGGAATCCGTCCTCCTACCCGAAGAAGCGCAGGAAAGTGGAACCTTCGATGTCGAACGAGCGGGTCTTCAGCAGCGTCGACAAGTGCTGGAGAGCTGCTTGGCCGATCTCGAATTACGTCGTCGGTTGCAGGCCACGAGGAAGGGAAAGGGAGAAGATCAGACCCTAGTTGAAGAGTATATGTCGCACGAGGTTCGGAGCATCCATAAAGAAGCGACGATCAAACAAGCAGGACAAGTCTTGCAGAAGTATAGGATCGGCTCACTGATTGTTGACGATGGGTCCCGTTATGTCGGGATTATCACCGAGTCTGATTTGACCCGTAGGGCGGTCGCCAAGGGTCTCGATCCCAACGCAACAAGCGTGGCGACTTGTATGAGTCGATCCCTGGTTACGATTGAGGAAGATGAATCGTTAGCCGATGCACGCTCGCTCATGAAGAAACACGGCATCCGACATCTGCCCGTGACCGCTGATGCCACCATCATCGGCGTCCTCTCTGTTTCTGACCTCCTGCGGGCCTTCGAAGCGCAGCGATCTGTGTAACATTCACTCCTGGTCTCCGCGTTCAGTCTGGTGCCGTGGAGGCAACGGATCGACGATGGTCGACCTGAGGGAAGTGCTGCATGCAATCAGGTCGGCATGGACAACCGGCAACGCATCGTCGATCAGCCAAGGTGTTGCGAGAGCCGGAGGGCGAGGCCGACCAGGGTGCGCACCGGATTGGCTGCTGAGCTCAGCGGCATGATCGACATGTCGCACGCATAGAGCCGGTCCGTTCCGATCACACGTAGGTCCTCGTCCACGACCGAGTGGTCGGCAAAGGGTGCGTTGAGCCTCGGTCGGTAGGGCATTCGCAAGCTGCCGACCGCATGGTGGACGGTCCCCCAACCAAACCCCTTGCCTCCTTCTCCAAACCGAGCATTGTCGGACGGCTGAACCGGTTGGCCGTTGAACTGAAACTGCGAGAAAATTCGCAAGGTCACCTGGTTGAGCACGTCCCAGATCTGCTCTGGATTCTTTTGCCACCCAGCCAACGCGGGAAATCGTGACCCGGCTAAATAATCGGCCCAGCTCTGGTTCCGAAAGGCGATCTCCGGAACGTACCCGAATGGAGGGGCCGGCTTGACCTCGTTGTTCTCGTCCAGGCAGTTCCCGAAGCTGAACTTGATGTCGATCCGAGCCGCTCCTCCGGTCTGAGGTGAGGGCGCCGCCTGAGGGTCGTTCTCCCGAAGGTGCCAGTACTCGTGGTTGAGGTTCATCTCAACGTTGAAGGGAAAACGAATCTCGTTATTGGAATCGCGTAAACCGCGCGAGTAGAAGATGATCTTAGCGTGGTCATCCTGTCCGAGCGAGATGTTGCCGATGTTCGTGGTGAACGTCGTGATCTCGTTCGAAGTGGGATGATCCGTGAGGCCACGCCCCACTAGGTCCTTCACGTTCTGCGGCAACCACGGAAACATGCTGGAGCGGCGGAGTAGCTTTGGACTTTCGATCGACCCGGCAGCGAGCACAACCGTCCCTGCCGTGAAAAATCTGGCTTGGCCGGTCCGAGTATTGCGGGCAACAATCGTCAGATGGCTGCCGTGATTCTGCACATCTTCGACATAATGGTTGAGGAGCAGGTGCAAACCTGGCCCATCCCCGTGGTTCACGCCTGGTGTCAGCCCGACCTGGTTTACGAGGAGCTCGGCCGTATTGAAGACGCCGGTTCCTTCGGTGAAGAAGTCGTCCTTTGGTGTGCCATCAGGTTTCAGATAAGGTTGGTGCAAGGCACGTGGCGTTTCCTCGATGATAAAGTCGTCGTTGAGCGAGGACTCCCGTAACCGGTCGACCACATCCTTGGCGGTGGCTCCCATCGATCTCGACTCATTCATCGTCTGCCCGGCTTGATCCAACAGCCCGCCCGCTAGGTCTTGTCGAACCCGAGACGGAAAGTAGTCCAGCTCCCACCCCTGAATGCTCGGGATCAATCCGGACCAAAAGATCGACCGGCCGCCGAAGTTGAGTTGCGGCTTTTCGCCGATGTAGTTCTGCGCGCCGCTGTGCCAGGTCTGCCAGAACGTATCGCAGCCGAAGTGCTTTGCTAAGCTGCTGTTGGGGATACGGGAGATGTTGTACACATGAGTGGGGTAGAGAAACGATCCGGCCTCCAGTACAAGAATCCGCTTCTGCAAACCGAGTCGGTCAGCCAAGTCATCCGCGAGCACCCCGCCGCCGATTCCTGAGCCAACGATGATGATGTCAAAGTCTTCGCGCCAGCCGATGTACTCCAGGAACAGGCGCTCCCGGGCGGCCGTGTCCTCCGAGACGAAATTCGCGTAGGTTGAAGGGGTGAAAGTCATGGCGTCCTCCCATTGTTGGAGTTGGCCGGTGTGGGCGCTGTGCGTCCCTCGGCGTACTCATCGTCGATCTGAAGGGTGTCTATTGGAAAGAATAGGGCAATCGGTTATGAAAAGCGACCGCTTCCGCCTCATGACGGAGCTCAGCCCAGGTAATGGATTTGTCTATGGGTGGGATCTTGGCAGGCGTACCATAGAGGCAGCACACTGTCGATGTGATGGCGCGCTATAGGATGCCGGCTAGTCGGTTGATGCCCAAGGTTGTTTGGGCGAAGAACAGTTGAAAGGCTTGATAGTCCTGAGACTGCATCGGTTGACTGCCTGCCGATCGGTCACAGTAGATGAGCCCGATCGGTTTCGCTCCAACCCGCAACGGCGCCACGATCGCCGATGTTGGTTTCCAAACTTCGAGAAAGTCCTGCTTCAGAGTCTCGGCCTTGTGGTCGGAAAAATTAGGAACGAGGAGGGGATCGACTCGCTTGAGAACCGTGAGGAAAAACTGATGCTCGCGGCTGAGTGAACCTGAAAGGGACCGGAGGTAGTGCGCCGGAGGGGTCCCACCGAGCACCAATTTCCCGACAAGCAGATCACTATCGCTTTGGTTCAGGAGCGCGAGGCCGACACGATGAAATCCGGCATCCTGATGGAGGGATTGGACATATGCCCCGAGTAGGCTGTTGAGATCTTTCGCTGCTTGCAGCGAGTTCTGAAAGGCGAGGAGTGTTTCAAGCGGCTTGGTTTGAATGGGGGCAGCAGGTTCATCTTTCGGTGGCACCACTGCCTGGTTGCTACCTACCGTCTGGTTCTTGGGGGATGGGTGCGGGATTGCGCTTGTGGCGTTCATCCCGGTTGGTGGTGGTATGGGTTCGTCGGAGGAGTCGATGGACAATCCCATTGAGCGGATGAGTTGACGCCCCCGATCCATGGCCCGTATCGTTAGGTCCGTGAAGAGGCCGGAAGAGAGTCCGCTTCCGTCTTGGAGCATTTTCTTGGCTTCCTCCCGAGCCGTCCGCGGGGCAGGACCAGTCAGCATCTCGACCAACCGAATGGAGCCAATGATGATTCCTCGGTAAGTCTGGGCCTCACTTTGCCAGCGTCCCATCGGCAGTTCCTCGGCATGACGGAAGAGTTCGATCAACTCATCCGGTAGTTTCCACATGTGGGCCAAGGCTTGCGCCAAGGTCAGCCGAGGTACACCGATCAGGCGTGTTTCTTGAAGCACGCATTCCGAGGGGAGCTTGGTTTTTGTGGAAATGGCCTGAAGAGCGAGAAAGAGGTCAGGGTCTTCGTAGGCAACGGCCAAATCTCCGATCGAGTACAGGAGGGTGTTGGTAAACAACTGCCCAGGCTGTGGATAGCCAATGGCTATTCCTAGTTCGCTGGCGTAGGTGGCTGAAATGAGAGACTTGGCAATCAAGGTTTGGAACTCCTGCTGGCGAATCGGCCAATGGTGCAGCTGTTCGACAAGATGAGCCGCCGCTACGAGGGAGCGGACCGTGTCGAGCCCGAGCCAACTGACGGCATGAGGGACCGACACAATCGTCTGCTGCGGGCTGTAGGCGATGCTGTTCGCCACTTGCAGCACTTTGCACGTGAGTCCATGATCGCGGCTGATCACTTGGGCCAGACTCGCAGCGCTGGACTGAGGCCCCATATGGTTCAGGATTTGCTGGCAGGTTGACTGTAAGATGGGAAGACAGCGACTGGATTCATTGAAGAGAGGCCTGAGTTTGCGATGGAGACGAGGGCGAATTCTGTCGATAAAGGCTGATTCCGTGGCCATGCCAGATGAAGTCATAGGGAGGTCCTGGTTGGGGATCAAAAGCTCTATCGGTCAGAATCATACGAAGCTTAAGAGCACGATATTTTAGAGAATTATAACGACCGATCCGTTATGAGGTAGGAAGGAATACGTTTCAGCCCTTGTCAGTTGTAGATCTCAAACAGTGCCAATACGAACACCAACGTAAGACTCGAATGGCAGTACATGAACCGGGCATGCGAGACAAGGAGGGCTACAATGACAGGAATACTGACTTGCCACTTCCGTCGGGGTATCGCTTCACTGTTTGCTATCGTCGTGAGCGTGATGATGTCTGGAATCGCGGTGGCCGGGGACGCCTGCAAGAACATCAAGTTCAAAGTAACGAACAAGCATGACTCGGGTGAAACGATCCTCATCAAGAAGGTCAAGTATTTCAACAAGGCGAACGGCAAGTGGCAGACAGAAGTCGTCAACCAGAATCTGACGTTGACACTTCCTGATGCAGAGAAGCTGCAATTTTTCCCGCAGATTGGAAAAGAAAAAGGATTGGCCTGTAAGTTTGGCACCATGTGCAAGACGCAAGGCGACAATCTGAGAGATGCTGAGGGTGAGGATCTCACGAAGTTCCGTTTCGTCTATAAATACATGGCGGCTGGAAAATGGTCGGGCGAGGTCGAGGGCGGTGACAAGGTGCCGGACGATCCAAAATGCTATGCCAATAGAACCTATGGGCCAGGAGAGTCTGGCTGGACGATTTTTGGGAAAGAGTGAGATAACGATTGAGAGTCGAGCTTGAATCCAGGATCAAAGGATGTGAGGCTAGCCTGCTAGCAGCAAGGCCTCACAATTTAGAGGGTGGGGAAAATTGGCTTTGCCCATGGGCCATGCGAAGAGTGGCGCCGCAGGGAAGCCACGGATTCTGAACGCTGGGTACACCACCCAGAACATGGCTGGTGACCGTTCTTTGGAGCACAGACTCTGCCAGAGATGGCGAGAGAGACCTCAGCGGGTCTCTCTCGCCTTAGATCCTGATCGGTGACGGGTGCGACTCCGTCGACTCAGAAAAACCTTACACCAAAATACAGGCCAGGCATCACGTTCGTATGAAAATCGGCTTCTTGCCCCGCGACACGGAACTCCCGTCCGAGCGCAGTGATATTGACCATGAAGTCGGCCGTCAAGGACACTTGTTCAGTCACCGCATGATCGACTCCAATGCCAAGAGGAATCAAGAACGAGCTGAAGGTATCACCGTAGCCAATTTCTGGCTCCCTCACGCCGGCACGCGCAAAGCCGATTCCGCCTTGCAAGACCAGCTTGGTCTGGTTGTTCATACCAGGAATGGCCCACCAATACTTACCCTGAACTGTGAGGTCAAAGAGAAAATCATCACCCGCGCCGGCATACTGGACTAAGGGACCAATGGAGATGTCTTCCGCTATGAAATAGTCCAGGTGCCCATTGAGAGCGAACTCCACCCCGTCGGGCGTGCCTCCCAAGAAACCGACCCCGGTCCCACCAGACCATCGTCCCATTCCCCCATCGGTCGGGTCATGGGCTGACACCAGACCGGTGGGCATCATGATAAGCCCGGTGAGTAGCAATGGAAGAACCATGAGTCGACGCCAAATATGATGGAGGTGTGTCATGCTGGTCTCCTTCTGTGATGGCCGATGGCCGAGAAAATCTGTCTCATCAATGACCGATCATTGAATGCGCCTTGGCACCTTCACATACCGGGGCTGTCAGGCTTTCCTGGTCATAACAGCCCTCCGTTGTCTTAAACAAGGGTATTGATCGAGAAATCGATAATTGGATCAGATTATTCTTGGGTGCGGAAGAATTGCCGGTAGGGGCGGTTCTTCGACGGTGCAGATGAAGCGCGGTGCACTGGTTCGTACGAGGAGGCAGCACCTTAGTCGAGCGGAGGTGCCTCTAGAAGCGTGGCCACTGTTGGATTAGAAGTTCGAAAACCATCCCTTGTTATGGAGGTTGTTCTCACAGCGTGCCAACTGTGCGCGGTAGCGAGCCGCGTTACGCTCGACCTTTTGGGCCACTGCCATGAGCCAACGTTTCCGCTTGTAGGTTTGACGTTGATAGCCACCGTGACCTTCGTGGTAGGCCAGATATTGGTTACGTGCATCCCACTTGCTGATACCCAGTGTTGTGGCGCTCATGCTGCCGTACCAGCCGATAAAATCCACGACATCAGCAAAGTTATCTCGGTGTGCGCGCCTGTTGCCGGTCTTCTTCTTGTACCAGTTCCAGGTTCCCTTCATGACCTGGGCATAACCATAGGCTGACGACTGGCGTCCCCACGGGATAAATCCAAGAAGATAATCCTTGGGAGCTTTTGCGTTGTACCGAAAGCGCGATTCTTGATGAATGATGGCTAGCTGCACGTGGATGGAACACCCCATTTTTATAGCTAGACGAGGCGTGGCCATACCAATTGCCTTTGTCGTAGAAGATAGCGCAGGAGTTCGTGATGTTGCGTGGGGAATCGTGGCGCAGGCGGTGAGCCACAGCGTTCCCGTGAGGACAAAGAGGAAGAAATAATGGAAATGTGTCGGTAGGGTCTAGGAATTACGCCCCTCCATGCGGCGAATTATTCCAGCATTCTATTGTCGGGAGTGGGATTGTATCGCGGCAACGGAGTCATTTGAATGATCATCCCGTCTACGCGTTGTCATGTCTGCTGAGGCCTGGAGACGATCAAGTTCAGCCAAGAGCGGCTCAACTTGCACCATGAAATCTTTCATCGCGTTTGCGGGATGCCACTCGCCTTGGGTACCTTCACGGTCAGCGGATTCCGATGAACGCCATTGACGCGAAATTCATAATGGTGAAGATGGGGGCCGGTGGCAAGACCGGTCATCCCTACATAGCCGATAATTTGCCCTTGTTTGACCCGTTGTCCGGTTCTCAGCCCTTTCCTGTAACCGGACAGGTGCGCATAAACCGTATCATACCGACCACCATGTTTAAGAATGATGGCATTCCCCAATCCGCCTTTTCTCCCTAGATAGGTGACGGTCCCGTCGCCTGTGGCCTTCACAGGGGTTCTGCTGGGCGCAGCATAGTCCACTCCCCGATGAGCACGGAGTCTGTTGAGGATAGGGTGTCTACGCTTCACGCTGAATCTGGAGCTGATACGGGTGAACTTCACGGGTGTGCGCAGAAAGGCCTTGCGCATGCTGCGGCCGGTATCGGAATAATATTCTGGTGACCATCTTCATGGGTGAATCGTACGGTACGATAGGGTGTTCCCGGTTGATAAACTCTGCGGCCGTAATCGGTCCTTCGCGTACTTTCCTGCCGTTCTTGAAATGCTCTTCGTAAATTATGGAGAAACGATCGCCGCTTCTAATATCAAGGGCAAAATCAATATCCCATCCGTAAATGGCGACAAGCTGCATGACTAGATTCTCTGAGAGGCCTGCCGCGACCCGGACAGGAACAGGGAATCTGTGATCGTGACAGTGGCGTGATTAATACGGGTCTCAAGTTCTTCGGTGATGGTCGTGGCCTGAATGCCATCATCATTTTTGCAACATGCAGGGTCGTGACTAGGTCCACTGGGTACTTCAGTGCCACGAACTGTTGTTCAAGCACCTGAAACCACGACCTGGCCGGTTTCCAGTCGTTTTAAGACCGATGTTTCTTTTCCCAGGGTCATGGGTGTGTGCAGGTCCTGAGGGCTCAGATGGAGCCGCTTGAAAATTCGGGCAAGACTGTCTCCCTTAGCGACCGTTATTTCCTGCCAGTTGGGGTCATCGAATTGTTCGGTGGGCTGTTCTGGTAGGTCTGCGGTGTTGGGTGTGTCACTCTCTGCGGTTTCGTAGATTTCGTCGTTCGGCAGGTCGAGAGTGTCGGTGATTGGAATCGTATCCGCACGTGAGGATTCTTCTGATCCATCATAGTGAAGTATGGGGCAAGGTCGCCGTCACGTCCTGTGCAAGAACAGGTGACTCCATGCCCAACCAGGGACCTGGAAAAATGACGAGACCCGCAAGGATTGGGAGAATCGCGCAAGGCGAACCATGATTGAGTGACCCAGCCATCGCTCGAGATCCCCACCATGGAAGTTGCTCTGTATGAACACCGTGAGTCGTCATGTCACCTCATTTTTCGCTGACAATATCTCTTGCGTAGGAGTCAGTCAATACATTCCGTCCTTCGGTAGGCCCTCCGCGGGCCGACTGTTCGACTTCGTGTCCTTCCAGGAAGACGGCTTGTTCCAGGGTGCGGGAAGAACTGTTGGTAGGGCACAGGATCTTCCACGGCACAGGAGATAAAATTGTGCGCTGGCTCGGACGACGAGCTGCGACGCATTGCGGTCACGGACGGTGACGGTCAGTCACACGAGGTCACTGCGGTGATAGAAGGACCCCATGCTCGGTAGTTTCTCGAAGAAACAGGAGGTGTCTGGACGGTACAGGATATAGGAGGGATCGAAGCTCGGTCGCTCGAGATCGACATAT of Nitrospira sp. contains these proteins:
- a CDS encoding P-II family nitrogen regulator, whose amino-acid sequence is MKLVEAVVKPFKLEEIKDALLEIGVQGMTVSEVKGFGRQKGHKETYRGQEYTIEFVPKVKIEVAVTDAQVPRVIEVISRAAKTGSIGDGKIFVQELSEVVRIRTGEAGETAL
- a CDS encoding CBS domain-containing protein, with the protein product MPKRVRTGLTRSDILDRYVERFKQQLVKFQPFLSRKRGSASLEDFDEAAEDLIAQVFGAASDESEAYFFTKTGESVLLPEEAQESGTFDVERAGLQQRRQVLESCLADLELRRRLQATRKGKGEDQTLVEEYMSHEVRSIHKEATIKQAGQVLQKYRIGSLIVDDGSRYVGIITESDLTRRAVAKGLDPNATSVATCMSRSLVTIEEDESLADARSLMKKHGIRHLPVTADATIIGVLSVSDLLRAFEAQRSV
- a CDS encoding GMC family oxidoreductase N-terminal domain-containing protein, with protein sequence MTFTPSTYANFVSEDTAARERLFLEYIGWREDFDIIIVGSGIGGGVLADDLADRLGLQKRILVLEAGSFLYPTHVYNISRIPNSSLAKHFGCDTFWQTWHSGAQNYIGEKPQLNFGGRSIFWSGLIPSIQGWELDYFPSRVRQDLAGGLLDQAGQTMNESRSMGATAKDVVDRLRESSLNDDFIIEETPRALHQPYLKPDGTPKDDFFTEGTGVFNTAELLVNQVGLTPGVNHGDGPGLHLLLNHYVEDVQNHGSHLTIVARNTRTGQARFFTAGTVVLAAGSIESPKLLRRSSMFPWLPQNVKDLVGRGLTDHPTSNEITTFTTNIGNISLGQDDHAKIIFYSRGLRDSNNEIRFPFNVEMNLNHEYWHLRENDPQAAPSPQTGGAARIDIKFSFGNCLDENNEVKPAPPFGYVPEIAFRNQSWADYLAGSRFPALAGWQKNPEQIWDVLNQVTLRIFSQFQFNGQPVQPSDNARFGEGGKGFGWGTVHHAVGSLRMPYRPRLNAPFADHSVVDEDLRVIGTDRLYACDMSIMPLSSAANPVRTLVGLALRLSQHLG
- a CDS encoding HDOD domain-containing protein, encoding MTSSGMATESAFIDRIRPRLHRKLRPLFNESSRCLPILQSTCQQILNHMGPQSSAASLAQVISRDHGLTCKVLQVANSIAYSPQQTIVSVPHAVSWLGLDTVRSLVAAAHLVEQLHHWPIRQQEFQTLIAKSLISATYASELGIAIGYPQPGQLFTNTLLYSIGDLAVAYEDPDLFLALQAISTKTKLPSECVLQETRLIGVPRLTLAQALAHMWKLPDELIELFRHAEELPMGRWQSEAQTYRGIIIGSIRLVEMLTGPAPRTAREEAKKMLQDGSGLSSGLFTDLTIRAMDRGRQLIRSMGLSIDSSDEPIPPPTGMNATSAIPHPSPKNQTVGSNQAVVPPKDEPAAPIQTKPLETLLAFQNSLQAAKDLNSLLGAYVQSLHQDAGFHRVGLALLNQSDSDLLVGKLVLGGTPPAHYLRSLSGSLSREHQFFLTVLKRVDPLLVPNFSDHKAETLKQDFLEVWKPTSAIVAPLRVGAKPIGLIYCDRSAGSQPMQSQDYQAFQLFFAQTTLGINRLAGIL
- a CDS encoding transglycosylase SLT domain-containing protein gives rise to the protein MWLTACATIPHATSRTPALSSTTKAIGMATPRLAIKMGCSIHVQLAIIHQESRFRYNAKAPKDYLLGFIPWGRQSSAYGYAQVMKGTWNWYKKKTGNRRAHRDNFADVVDFIGWYGSMSATTLGISKWDARNQYLAYHEGHGGYQRQTYKRKRWLMAVAQKVERNAARYRAQLARCENNLHNKGWFSNF
- a CDS encoding M23 family metallopeptidase is translated as MKRRHPILNRLRAHRGVDYAAPSRTPVKATGDGTVTYLGRKGGLGNAIILKHGGRYDTVYAHLSGYRKGLRTGQRVKQGQIIGYVGMTGLATGPHLHHYEFRVNGVHRNPLTVKVPKASGIPQTR